The genomic DNA TCTTTTTCAAAGAGCAAGAGTTCTTGCAGTCCAGGCTTCCAACGGAATTTATCAAGGCGATAAAGGATTCGAATTGGAAGTCGCAGTCGGCAAGGAAATTGACGAACTACTCAGAGCCCTTGTGGATATAGCAAACACTCGCGATGCCACCGGACGTCCCCTTTTCGGAGGACACGTCATCGAGCGTCCTCCGTTTGAACCCATCGAATCGAAAATCAAAGGTCTACAAGGCCTTGAATTAAAGAATCAGTATATCGGCGTGGAATACCGAGGCGATATCGGCGAACAAATTCGCGAAATTGAAAAGGGTGAATACATTCCCGTTACGATTCCCGGAAATAAAGTTTTCTGGGGAACGAACATGAGCGTTACAAGCCGTGTGGACAATTCGGGTTACGTCGCGGTCTCGGATCAAAAATTTAAGATCGATGGTACTGAAATTCAAGTTTCTGCCGGGGATACGATCGACGATATTATTGATAAAATTAATAATGCGCCTATCGAAGTTAAAGCCAATAAACTCGCGCAGGATAATATCAGCTTAAGCTCGACCGCCCCGCACCAAATTTGGCTGGAAGATACCGATGGTGGAACGGTACTCCGCGACATCGGATTGATCGATTCTGCAAATTCCGAACCGCCAAACAATTATAGTAAATCCGCCACTGTCACGGGACTTTCGATTTTTGACGTACTTATTCAATTCAGAAACGATCTGATTCAAAAAGATCAGGAAAGGATTTCTGGCCGGGACATTCAAGACTTGGACTTGGCATTGGAAAACGTGCTTCGCTACCGTGCAATTACGGGTGCGAGAATGAATCGGATGGAAGAACATTCTCAAAGGGTCGAATTCGATAAGTCTTACATGACGGAACTCCTCGCTAAGAACGAAGGTATAGACTTCCCGGAGACCATCATGAATCTCAAATGGTTGGAAACGATTCATCAATATGCGTTGAATGTAGGTTCTAAAATTATTAAACCTACTCTGATGGACTTCCTCAGATAGGATGTAGGATTTCCCAGCGTGCTATAGGAATTTTCCTTGTAGGCATGCCGGAAACGGTTAAACTAATGGCGGTCTCCCAAAAGGGCCCCGTAAAAAGGTCGGTTATGGTCGAAATCCAAAGCAAACCCTTCGGAAAAATTCGGGTATCGGAGCGTCAAATGATTCGCTTTCCGGAAGGGTTACTCGGTTTTGCGGGATATAAAAACTTCGCATTAATTGAAGAAGAAGAAGAGTCGGTTTTTAAATGGCTGCAGTCGGTCGACGAAGTGGAACTAGCTTTCGTAGTCATTCCCCCCTCCTTATTCAAGAAAGAATATCTGCCTTCATTGAACGTAGACGAACTTTCTCAAATCGATCTAAAGGAAGTTTCGGAAGCTCTCGTTCTAGTAATCGTTACGATTCCCGGCGATGATCCGGCATCTATGACCGCGAATTTACAAGGTCCGATTTTGATAAACAAGGCCAGCTTAACGGGTAGACAATTTATTTCAAGAAACGAAGCTCACTCCGTTCGGGAAAAGATTCTTGAAAGCGCCACCGTGGAGATGTCCTAAGTGCTCGTACTTGCCAGAAGAACTAATGAATCCATCATTATCGGCGATGACATAGAAATCGTAATCGTGGATATTAAGGGAGACCAAGTTAAGATCGGAGTAAAAGCTCCGAAAGAGGTTTCCGTACATAGAGCCGAAGTCTACAGAGAGATACAGGCCGAAAATAGAAAAGCCGCCGGCGCTAAAATCAAGCCCGAGGAACTTGGAAAAATTGGAAACATCCTTAAGAAAGGTGACGCCAATAAAAAAGATCGCTCTTAAAGCCTTTTTTACTATTTTAATTTTCTGGATCGGAAGCGGCTGTCTCTCCAACCAAAAAAAGGGAATGGCATCCGTATCGGATTCCATCGTTTTCTTCTACATTCATAAAAATCCCGAAACACCTATATTTCTAGAACCCGAAAAATGGTTACCAATCGCAACCTCCGTACTCAGCGGAGTGCATTTCGATGAAGATGAAAAAGCGGAATTTAGCCGCCGTTGGCAGATCCTGTTTAAATATATCGGCATTTCCGATTCATTGGTCGGAGCAAAAGAACTAGTTCGATTATTTTCGGAAGATGAAGCAAGAAAGTTAGCGGAATTGCTATACAAAGCCGAGCAGGAAATACCTGACGGCGCTCCGAAAGGATATCAAATAATTTTAAAGCGAGAAGATCCGATCCGACCAGGTCTGAGGATTCGAAGAACGATCTTTTACGTTCATAACAATGGGAACTGTTTAGTTTTAGATTTCGGAGAAATCGGTCAAGTCGTCGATTTTCAAACCACATATACTCTCCGAGATTGGATTCTATATCCGATTCAGGAACCGATCGCCTCGTCCAGAAACGAAGTCTTTCTTTCCGAAATACGTCCGGAAGGTCTCGAATATGCTAGCGTTATACCCACCAACGAAAAGAATCAAAATCGAATCTGTGTCCGCCCTCTATTTTGGACCGCAAAATTACCCGTTGGCAAAACTTCTTCAAACCCGCAAAAACCGACAAAAGGTGCGGAAGAACGTTTAAAAGTCTTAAAGGAATTATTGGAAAAACGTCTTATCACTAAAGAAGAATACGAACGTAAGAAAACGGAAATTCTAAAAGACTTGTGATTTTCTTCACGGAATTTCGGCGAGGGCTGGGATTCGAACATATCCCGTATCGAAATAGAAAATTTTTTCAAAAGACCGGAGCGACCCCTTGCGGGGTCGCTCACGTAGTGAGAATAGTGAAGAGAATTGGATATATGTTAACCAAGGCTAGCTTTCGCCCGGCACTCAGGTAACATTCCTTAAGTACCATATACCGAAAACCGAACTGCTGGACACAGTTTTTTCAGGAAAATTGCAGATTTTTTAATAAGAAATTCGCAAAGTTACTCTTGCTTCCCGATATAACGTTCCTCCTTCCACAGGCGAATTGTTACTTTCCTTAGCCATGACTCGTAACTGTTGTTGTGACAAAGGATCTTGATTTCCGCCGTCAGTCTGTATTTCTATAATTTCCTTGGCCTTCAATCCTAAGGCAGAAAGAACCGCTTCTGATTTTTGACGAGCATCTATGGCCGCTTCTTGCAAAGCATGTAAAGAAGATTTAGAATATTCGTACAAAGGAAATACTCTGATGCTCTCGGTTTGGAGACCGAGAGTTTTGTACGTTTTTAATATCCGAACCAGTTCATCGGATTTTTTGGAAGTCTTCAGGTAAGCCTCTTCGGCAGTTTTCGCCTCAGACTCTATACCCACTTTAATTTCGGAAATCTCCGCAGGCATTCCGACCTTCGCAAAGCCTGTTACCGTAATTACGCGAGAAACCTGAGCAGACAGGACAGTCGCGGTAAAAAAAAGAGGCAGAATCAAACATAAAGGCTTTTTCATACTTTCTGTCTTTACTATGACCGAAGTACGTGGAAGAAATTTCCAATCAGGAAGGAAAGTTTTTCGGTCTCACCG from Leptospira fainei serovar Hurstbridge str. BUT 6 includes the following:
- a CDS encoding flagellar hook-associated protein 3, yielding MRITNMMQNNSLVRTLNRHQVALDETQNQLGTGQRIKTPSDDPGRATNQMFFRSRINELETFQANIDDGFGRLQQIDGELDRIGNLFQRARVLAVQASNGIYQGDKGFELEVAVGKEIDELLRALVDIANTRDATGRPLFGGHVIERPPFEPIESKIKGLQGLELKNQYIGVEYRGDIGEQIREIEKGEYIPVTIPGNKVFWGTNMSVTSRVDNSGYVAVSDQKFKIDGTEIQVSAGDTIDDIIDKINNAPIEVKANKLAQDNISLSSTAPHQIWLEDTDGGTVLRDIGLIDSANSEPPNNYSKSATVTGLSIFDVLIQFRNDLIQKDQERISGRDIQDLDLALENVLRYRAITGARMNRMEEHSQRVEFDKSYMTELLAKNEGIDFPETIMNLKWLETIHQYALNVGSKIIKPTLMDFLR
- the fliW gene encoding flagellar assembly protein FliW, producing MVEIQSKPFGKIRVSERQMIRFPEGLLGFAGYKNFALIEEEEESVFKWLQSVDEVELAFVVIPPSLFKKEYLPSLNVDELSQIDLKEVSEALVLVIVTIPGDDPASMTANLQGPILINKASLTGRQFISRNEAHSVREKILESATVEMS
- the csrA gene encoding carbon storage regulator CsrA, which produces MLVLARRTNESIIIGDDIEIVIVDIKGDQVKIGVKAPKEVSVHRAEVYREIQAENRKAAGAKIKPEELGKIGNILKKGDANKKDRS
- a CDS encoding SHOCT domain-containing protein, producing MTPIKKIALKAFFTILIFWIGSGCLSNQKKGMASVSDSIVFFYIHKNPETPIFLEPEKWLPIATSVLSGVHFDEDEKAEFSRRWQILFKYIGISDSLVGAKELVRLFSEDEARKLAELLYKAEQEIPDGAPKGYQIILKREDPIRPGLRIRRTIFYVHNNGNCLVLDFGEIGQVVDFQTTYTLRDWILYPIQEPIASSRNEVFLSEIRPEGLEYASVIPTNEKNQNRICVRPLFWTAKLPVGKTSSNPQKPTKGAEERLKVLKELLEKRLITKEEYERKKTEILKDL
- a CDS encoding SIMPL domain-containing protein — its product is MKKPLCLILPLFFTATVLSAQVSRVITVTGFAKVGMPAEISEIKVGIESEAKTAEEAYLKTSKKSDELVRILKTYKTLGLQTESIRVFPLYEYSKSSLHALQEAAIDARQKSEAVLSALGLKAKEIIEIQTDGGNQDPLSQQQLRVMAKESNNSPVEGGTLYREARVTLRISY